Proteins co-encoded in one Brassica rapa cultivar Chiifu-401-42 chromosome A02, CAAS_Brap_v3.01, whole genome shotgun sequence genomic window:
- the LOC103854271 gene encoding uncharacterized protein LOC103854271: MSDWGPVFVAVTLFVLLTPGLLIQIPGRNRVVEFGTFQTSGVSVIVHTLVYFTLVCILLIAIQVHMYIA; the protein is encoded by the coding sequence ATGTCTGATTGGGGACCAGTTTTTGTCGCGGTGACGCTTTTCGTGTTGCTAACTCCGGGGCTGCTGATTCAAATTCCAGGGAGAAACCGAGTAGTTGAATTTGGAACATTTCAGACAAGTGGTGTTTCGGTTATTGTTCATACCCTAGTCTACTTCACTCTTGTTTGTATTCTCTTGATTGCTATCCAAGTTCACATGTATATTGCCTAa
- the LOC103854275 gene encoding uncharacterized protein LOC103854275 isoform X2: MKLLGWMRTINLSGFDPSKEFKGGFSCLRAQVSSEVLDIRTNSFSFSRASHHDSNPPKTDEELWFDEGGFSGFLAIGTLGRDPETPKFTSSIAEDDVTVAKLVTEKLDKFLEEYPDKDSSSKQGEISKAEYGLFGSSTELTKRGNEVKKMKGLLKNLFKRRKAVEGECNSMEKQGTRDLIKRISKKLHVSPSKTRNDDDYDDYDYSMHKKKDIRKSGQIFQSKVHPVMCTPPRDDNKVDDRRSCKLKIPSLNGGFLVPSSISKVNKKRENWIRTDTEYHVLEL, translated from the exons ATGAAA CTGCTAGGTTGGATGCGAACTATAAACCTAAGTGGCTTTGATCCATCAAAGGAGTTCAAAG GTGGTTTCAGTTGCCTAAGAGCTCAGGTTTCCTCTGAAGTCCTAGACATCCGAACaaactccttctccttctctagaGCATCTCATCATGACTCCAATCCACCGAAAACTGATGAGGAACTTTGGTTTGATGAAGGCGGGTTCAGCGGCTTTCTGGCGATCGGTACGCTTGGTAGAGATCCTGAAACACCAAAATTCACATCTTCCATTGCTGAAGATGATGTAACCGTGGCAAAGCTCGTTACTGAGAAACTAGACAAGTTTCTTGAGGAATATCCAGATAAGGATAGTAGCAGTAAGCAGGGAGAAATATCGAAGGCAGAATATGGTCTCTTTGGATCATCCACTGAGCTTACGAAGAGAGGCAATGAAGTAAAGAAGATGAAGGGTTTACTTAAAAACCTCTTCAAGAGAAGAAAGGCAGTAGAAGGAGAGTGTAACTCAATGGAGAAACAAGGAACCAGAGATTTGATTAAAAGGATATCTAAAAAGCTCCACGTCTCTCCTTCAAAGACGAGAAATGATGATGACTATGATGACTACGATTATTCCATGCACAAGAAGAAAGATATAAGAAAG AGTGGTCAAATCTTCCAAAGTAAAGTCCATCCTGTTATGTGTACACCTCCAAGAGACGATAACAAGGTAGATGACAGAAGAAGCTGCAAACTCAAGATCCCGAGTCTTAATGGAGGGTTTCTCGTTCCAAGTTCCATCTCCAAAGTGAACAAGAAAAGAGAAAATTGGATCAGGACTGACACAGAGT ATCATGTTCTGGAACTGTGA
- the LOC103854274 gene encoding uncharacterized protein LOC103854274 — protein sequence MSTDWGTVIVAVSLFILLSPGLLFQIPARTRVMEFGNMSTSGIAILVHAVIYFCIFTILVVAIQVHIHF from the coding sequence ATGAGCACGGACTGGGGAACGGTGATTGTAGCGGTGTCTCTGTTCATCCTACTATCACCAGGACTACTGTTTCAGATTCCAGCGAGAACGAGAGTGATGGAGTTCGGGAACATGAGCACGAGCGGTATAGCCATTTTGGTTCACGCAGTTATATACTTCTGTATTTTCACGATCTTGGTGGTAGCTATACAAGTTCACATCCATTTCTGA
- the LOC103854275 gene encoding uncharacterized protein LOC103854275 isoform X1 — protein sequence MKLLGWMRTINLSGFDPSKEFKGGFSCLRAQVSSEVLDIRTNSFSFSRASHHDSNPPKTDEELWFDEGGFSGFLAIGTLGRDPETPKFTSSIAEDDVTVAKLVTEKLDKFLEEYPDKDSSSKQGEISKAEYGLFGSSTELTKRGNEVKKMKGLLKNLFKRRKAVEGECNSMEKQGTRDLIKRISKKLHVSPSKTRNDDDYDDYDYSMHKKKDIRKSGQIFQSKVHPVMCTPPRDDNKVDDRRSCKLKIPSLNGGFLVPSSISKVNKKRENWIRTDTECKSRCYSELIYSILFLSLSQEFSYRLLAFADHVLEL from the exons ATGAAA CTGCTAGGTTGGATGCGAACTATAAACCTAAGTGGCTTTGATCCATCAAAGGAGTTCAAAG GTGGTTTCAGTTGCCTAAGAGCTCAGGTTTCCTCTGAAGTCCTAGACATCCGAACaaactccttctccttctctagaGCATCTCATCATGACTCCAATCCACCGAAAACTGATGAGGAACTTTGGTTTGATGAAGGCGGGTTCAGCGGCTTTCTGGCGATCGGTACGCTTGGTAGAGATCCTGAAACACCAAAATTCACATCTTCCATTGCTGAAGATGATGTAACCGTGGCAAAGCTCGTTACTGAGAAACTAGACAAGTTTCTTGAGGAATATCCAGATAAGGATAGTAGCAGTAAGCAGGGAGAAATATCGAAGGCAGAATATGGTCTCTTTGGATCATCCACTGAGCTTACGAAGAGAGGCAATGAAGTAAAGAAGATGAAGGGTTTACTTAAAAACCTCTTCAAGAGAAGAAAGGCAGTAGAAGGAGAGTGTAACTCAATGGAGAAACAAGGAACCAGAGATTTGATTAAAAGGATATCTAAAAAGCTCCACGTCTCTCCTTCAAAGACGAGAAATGATGATGACTATGATGACTACGATTATTCCATGCACAAGAAGAAAGATATAAGAAAG AGTGGTCAAATCTTCCAAAGTAAAGTCCATCCTGTTATGTGTACACCTCCAAGAGACGATAACAAGGTAGATGACAGAAGAAGCTGCAAACTCAAGATCCCGAGTCTTAATGGAGGGTTTCTCGTTCCAAGTTCCATCTCCAAAGTGAACAAGAAAAGAGAAAATTGGATCAGGACTGACACAGAGTGTAAGTCAAGATGTTATTCAGAACTTATCTATTCGAttttatttctctctctctctcaagagTTTTCATATCGTTTGCTTGCTTTTGCAGATCATGTTCTGGAACTGTGA